GCTCCAACCGTTGGAAAGTGGATTTCTAAGGAAGAAATATAATCTCTTAATAATATAAAAACAAAACCCGTCCGGAAGATCCGAACGGGTTTCTTATTAAGATTAAAAAATATTTTCTAAGGATAAGGAGCAATTTCCACTTCCAGCCCTTCCATGGCATCTGCAATATGCAACTGGCAGCCTAATCGGCTGTTGTCTTTCACATGGAAAGCTTCAGCAAGCATTGCATCTTCTTCATCTCCCATTGGTTCCAAACCAGGATCATTGATTACGTATACCTGGCATGAAGCACACATCGCCATTCCGCCGCATACACCAATAGTACCTTCTTCAGCCAATTCATACGAACGAATGATCTCCATTAAGTTCATGGACATATCCGTAGGAGCTATAACATCGTGGATTACACCTTCTCTGTCGGTGATTTTAATATTAATATCTGACATAATTCTGCAAAATTAGTCAATTTTTTTCACAACAGCCTTCTCTGCTTCTTTACGGCTTCCGTCAAATCCGTCTACTCCACTTACGGTAGTATATTTTAATACGAATTTTTTACCAGGATTGAGTCTGTTATAAACGCTCTGACACATCAAAGTAGCTTCGTGGAAACCACAAAGGATCAACTTCAATTTACCAGGATAAGTATTAATATCTCCGATAGCATAAATACCATCAATATTAGTTTGATAATCAAGTGCGTTGTTTACTACAATCGCATTCTTCTCAATATTAAGTCCCAGTTTCCGATCTCACCTAATTTTGGAGTCAATCCGAATAACGGGATGAAATAATCTGTTTCAATTTCAAAAGCATCCTCACCATCTTTTTGTACAGTGATCGCTTCTACCTTTCCGTCACCTTTAATACCGATAACTTCAGCTGGAGTAATCAATTTGATTTTCCCTTCGTTTTTCAAATCCTGAACTTTCTCTACAGAATCCAAAGCTCCTCTGAACTCATTTCTTCTGTGGATCAAAGTTACTTCACTCGCTACATTGGAAAGGAAAATACTCCAGTCCAGAGCAGAATCTCCACCTCCTGCAATCACTACTTTTTTATTTCTGAAGTGCTCAGGTTCTTTAACGAAATATTCCAATCCTTTCTCCTCATAATCCGCTACATTTTCGAAAGTAGGTTTTCTAGGTTCAAAAGTCCCTAACCCACCTGCAATAGCAATAGCTTTACATCTGTGAACGGTTCCTTTGTTCGTAATCACCTCAAACCACTCATCATCTACCTTTGTATAAGAAACTGCCGTTTCTCCCAAGGTAAACCCAGGTTGGAACTGCTTGATCTGCTCCATCAAATTATCTACCAATTCTCCAGCGTTTACTGAAGGATACCCCGGAATATCAAAAATAGGTTTCTTAGGATAAAGTTCAGCCAATTGCCCTCCCGGTTGTGGAAGTGCGTCAATAATGTGGCACTTCATTTTTAAAAGACCCGCTTCAAAAACGGCAAAAAGCCCTGTAGGCCCTGCACCTATGATCAATATATCAGTGGTTATCATAATTTAAGATAATTTAATTATACATGTAACTGCAAATTTACTAATTTTAATGCGAAGCATATTTAATTGATTCTAAATAAAAACCTGAGATTTGTCAAATATCTAACAATTAAGATTTTAAATTTGGCAATGTTTTTGTAAACGACATAACATGAAGAAACTTTTCAACTTTTTAGCAGTCTTTATATTCTTTCTAGGTTCAGCCCAGATTGATAACGTAGCAGATGGTGAATCTATTACCCTAAGAATTCACTATGGATTCTTAAATGCAGGGACTGCTAATCTCACCACCAAAAAAACAACATACAAAGGAGCACCCCATTTGTACGTAAAGGGTACAGGCCAAACTACAGGTGCTGTAAAAGCGTTCTTTAAAGTAGAAGACTTATACGAGAGTTTTATTGATTCTGCCACAAGTTTACCCAGCTACTATGTCCGAAATGTTAGGGAAGGAAGTTATCGCCAGCATTTTGAAACAGCCTTTAATCACGATAACAATACTTTAATTTTAACAGATAAGAAAACGCCGGCAAACGGCTCAAAGGTTATAAAGTCTGTAAAAGGAGTGCAAGATATGCTTTCATGCTTCTATTATCTCAGAAGCAAGAGCCAGGATGAATTGAAAGTAGGAACAGTAATCAATATGAATGTATGGATTGATGACGAGATGTTTCCTTTCCAGCTTAAGGTTATAGGAACTGAGGATTTAAAGACAAAATTCGGTACCATCAACTGTTTAAAGATCATTCCATCTGTAAAAAGCGGGAGAGTCTTTAAAGAAAAAGAGGGAGTAACGATGTGGGTTTCTAATGATGCCAATCATATCCCTATGCTTTTAAAGGCTGAACTGGCAGTAGGTTCATTGAAAGCGAGTATTGATGATTACAAAAACGTAAAATATCCTTTAAAATTTACCAAGTAATACTAATGAATAAAGAAACAGAGAATCTAAAAATAGATTCTCTGTTTTTTTTGTATTAAAATTATTTTGTGTTTTAAAATCTATAGGCAACACCTGCTTGTGCGATCCCTTTCATTCCGATATTGGTTTCTACAAAAACACTTAGATCTCCTCCATATCTTAGCCCAATGGGAACCACATTAAATCCGAATCCAGTACTGCTATCTTTATTCTCCTTTTTATTATTCTTATTGACATAAGTGGTACTGGTAAAATTAACACCGATACTACCTCCTGAGTATAATCCTAGTTTATTCTTTCTAAGCCAGAAATAATCTACTTTTGGAAGGATTGAGGTTATACTTTGTTTCGAAACAGATTCTGTTTTTCCAAAGAATTCATTGGTAACATCTATCCCATAGCGCCAGTTCATATTTTTACTGTACACCATTACTCCAAGAGCAGCAACACCATTACTTGAAGGACTTTTTGTATCGGAGAGACTTCCAACAATAGCAGAACCTAGATCATAAGCAGTCCCATACACAGAAGGTGTTCCATAGCTGGCTGCAATTTCAATTTTTTGAGCATTAAGGCTTGCTCCCGCAATTAGAAGCGGAAATAATAATTTTTTCATCACGTTTATTTTAACTGGGGTCAAAAATAAACTTTCATCAAATTAATTACAACAAAAATACAATTTTAACAAAAAAAACGCCCATTTTACTCAATATTCCCTAAACAGTTAGAAATAATTAAACTTTTAATGAGCTTATGTAATATATTTTCAATTCAAGTTGTCTTAATAATAGAAGCAGCAAAGGGGCTGCGATGTCAATACTTCGTTGAAATACCTTCGTAAAGTATGGACATAAGAAACAGGCACGTGTAAATTTTCAATAAAATCAGTTTTTAATTACGTTTTGTTTCTTAGGTCAGTAATTAAAAACAAAAACCTCCGGAGCTCCGGAGGTTTATTTTTTATAATGTCTTGAATTGTTCCAAGGTTCTTATATCATTTTCAAAGAACATTCTGATGTCACTCATTTGGTAAAGAAGCATTGTAATTCTTTCAATACCCATTCCGAATGCATATCCTGAATATTTCTCAGAATCAATGTTTACATTCTTCAATACAGCAGGATCTACCATACCACACCCCATGATTTCTAGCCATCCTGTTCCTTTTGTGATTCTATAATCGGTTTCAGAGTTGAGCCCCCAATATACATCGATCTCAGCACTTGGCTCAGTGAATGGGAAGTAAGAAGGTCTCATTCTGATTTTAGACTTTCCGAAAAGCTCAGTCGTAAAGAACTGAATAGTTTGCTTTAAATCGGCAAAGCTTACATTCTCATCAATATATAATCCTTCAATCTGATGGAAGATACAGTGAGAACGTGAAGAAATTGCTTCATTTCTGAATACTCTTCCTGGAGATAAAATTCTGATAGGCGGCTGATTTTCTTCCATATAACGAGTCTGCACAGAAGAAGTGTGCGTTCTCAAAAGAATATCCGGATTCTGCTCAATGAAGAACGTATCCTGCATATCTCTTGCCGGATGATATTCCGGAAGGTTCAATGCGGTAAAGTTATGCCAGTCATCCTCAATCTCAGGACCATCTGCCACTGCAAATCCAATTGATTTAAAGATTTCAATGATTCTATTTTTAACCAGGTTGATCGGATGTCTTGACCCCAAATCCAATGGAAACGCTGGTCTTGTAAGATCTTCTTTTTCTAGCGCAATAGAAGATGTGGAAGCACTTTTCAAATCTTCCAATTTCACAGCAACTGCTTGCTTCAAAGTATTGATCTTCTGCCCGAATTCTTTCTTCTGGTCGTTAGGAACTTCTTTAAATTTTTCAAAAAAATCATTCAGAACTCCTTTTTTACCGTTGTACTTGATACGGAAATTCTCTATCTCTTCCTTAGAGGTAGTATTGAAGCCGTTTACTTCGATCAGTAGTTCTTCTATCTTTTCTATCATTATTTTTACCCTTTCAAAATGTTTTGCAAAAATACAACTTTTAAGTTGAATAATAAGTCCGTCATAAAAAAATCTGCCTCTTTTTCGGGAGGCAGACTTCAATCACTTATTTCACTTAAATAAAAAAATTATTTCTTTTCTAAAGCTTTCACGTTGATCTGAAGAGTTACCTCATCTTTAATCACTCCGTTTTCAGCAGGAGCCTGGAATTTCACCCCAAACTCTTCTCTCTTGATATCCTTAGGCTCAGTAGCAATACTTACGTCTCCATCTTTCACAGAAACATTCGCTTTAAACTGAACAGGTTTTGTAATTCCTTTAATTGTTAAATTACCATCCAAAAGAGTATTATAATCACCTTCCGGAGCAGGAGTAACCTTTGTAATTTCATAAGAAGCTGTTGGGAATTTTTCTACTTCAAAGAAATCACCACTCTTAAGGTGACCATTTAATTTACCCATATCTTCAGGACTGTCTTTCAAGTCTACAGAGGTAAGGGAATTCATATCAGCAACAAATTTACCGCTTTCTAGTTTTCCGTCCTTCACTGTTACATCTCCACTTTCAAACTTGATGGTTCCGAAGTGGCTCGTATTTTCAGATTTAAATACTTTGTATCCTTTCCATTCAACCTTACTGTTTAGCGTATCCAAAGTGTACTGGTTACCATCTTTGGTTGTAGTCACTTCATTACCTTCACTGGTAAGCGGTTTATCTTTTTTACAAGAAACCATTACGGCAGCAACGAATAAAGCAGGAATAGCTAACGAAAACAGTTTTTTTCTCATTTTTGATTTATTTTTATTACTCCCGCTAATATAATAAAAAAAATTATGTTTTCATAAAAACCTTACATTTGTAATATGCTTTTAGAAATAAACAATTTATTCTTCTCTCACACCAAAGAAAAACCGCTGTTTCAGAACCTTAATTTAAGATTTGAAGCCAATAAAATCATTGCTCTGGCTGGAGAAAGTGGATGTGGAAAATCTACCCTTTTAAGCCTGATGTATGGATTATTAGATTGGGAAAGCGGAGAAATTATCTTTGATGGAATGAGACTACTGGGACCCAAAGGAAATCTTGTTCCCGGAGAAGCTGAAATGAAGTTTGTAGCACAGAATTTTGACCTGATGCCTTATGCTACTGTTGCTGAAAATGTAGGTAAATTTATTTCAAATATTAATTTAACAAAAAAAAGAGAAACCGTTCTGGAACTTCTTGATGTGGTTGGGCTTCAGGAATTTGCAGATGTACTTCCTAAATATTTAAGTGGTGGCCAACAACAGAGGGTTGCCCTTGCCAGAGCACTTTCTGTTTTACCCAAACTCCTTATTCTGGATGAACCATTCAGTAACCTGGATTTTCCAAGAAAAATAGAGCTTAGAGAAAGGCTTTTCCGTTATGTAAAGGAACATCAGATCTCGTTGATTATTTCTACCCACGAACTTCAGGACATTATGCCATGGCTGGATCAGATCGTTATTCTTCAGGATGGAAGACTCATTCAAATAACAGCCCTGAAGAAACGTATCGAAATCCTTACAACTCTTATGTTGCTAAATTATTTGGAGAAGTAAATATCTTCAATGAAACTGAAGCAGCCAATTTTGAACTTTCAAAGTTTTTCTATTACCCGAAGGGAATAAAGATCTCCGAAAACGGTCTTGAATCAGAGGTTTTGGAAAGTAGATTTGCAGGAAATTATTATTGGAACAAAATAAAAGTAAAAGATAAAGAGCTGGTAGTTTATACTGATGAAAAACTACATGGTTCTGTCACTATTTCGTTTATCTAAATCAAAAAAACAGAGATTAAAAAAAAGTGAATTTGCAATACTATTTGTTTACTCCAAGGCCTTTATTTACTCAATTTTTCAAACCTCCTCACTTTTCAAAACAACACATAACTCATACATTTACTTACACTTACCCATAAAAAAAATACAAACATAAGAATCTGTTATTAAACTTTTTCTTACATTTGTATTTCCACAGCATAAGGAAATTATTGGTTATTTCTCTTTCTGCCTTCTAGACGGACATTAGCAATCTTGCAATTAAGTCTTTTGAAAGATTACACTGTCCAATTCTTTCCTTTTTTTTTATGGATATTCAGCTAAAAGCTCAGTAATAGCTATTAAGCTTTCTTCACAAATTCTGACTTTAGAGCCATTGCTCCGAAACCATCGATCTTACAGTCGATATTATGATCACTTCCTGGTCTTAAGCGGATATTTTTAACTTTAGTACCAGCTTTTACCGGCTTAGGTGCCCCTTTTACAGGAAGATCCTTTACTACCACTACAGAATCACCATCCTGAAGCTCATTTCCGTTAGAATCCAATATCTTTCCCTCATTAGCGGCCTCAGAAGCTGCCTCCTCAGGATTCCATTCATAGAAACACTGAGAACATACCATCATATTATCGCTCGGGTAAGTAAATTCGGAGCTACATTTCGGACAAAGTATTGTATCACTCATATTTTTAATTTTTGCAAAGGTAGGACTTTTTAAAGGTTGAAGTCAAGAGGTAAAGACCAGTATAGTAGATAATAAACACTGAATAATTCACTTATTTATTTTACACCAACTAGTGAATTGAAGCAATATAGATAAGTTAACCGTAAAGAAAATAAAGTATATTAATGAACAGCTTATATTTTATTCATAAAGACATTTCATTTAAGCAAAGATATATGTTCATTCATCTTTAGATGAAAGGCTGTTATAACTGTATAAAAAAATATGAATCTTCAGAAAAAAATTTACAGGCTCAACATTTTTTATCATTTAAAAAAGTAACTGACTCATTCATCATTCACGCTATACCTACAACTCTCCTACTCTAAGACCCTCTTACTCTAAAAACCCTCTGCTACTTAAACTCTGCAACTCAATTCTAAACTCTCAACTTTAATTCGTATTTTTGCAGATTCAAACAGCGAAGCAAACTTATGGAACTTATTCACAGAAACTTGGCAATCGGAATTCACGATGCCTTACAGGAGACATTTTTTGAAAAGAACAAATATGCCGATAAAGTTATTGAAAGACTTTTAAAGGCAAACAAAAAATGGGGAAGCCAGGACAGAGCCGTTGTTTCTGAGATTTTCTACAATATCATCCGTTGGAAAAAACGCCTTGAATACTATATGGGCGAAGGGGTAAAACCAAACAACATCTATAAACTGATCATTGCTTATCTTCTTTGGAGCAAGACTAATTATAAAAAGTTTGAAGAGTTTGACGGAATCAAGATTGCGGATATCCTTACCAAGCTTAAAAAGAATACAGTTCCTACAAAAGCAATTGAACATTCTATCCCAGACTGGTTGGCAGAAACTTTGGAAAAAGAATTAGGAGCTAACTGGGAAAGAGAAATGATTGCTTTAAATGAGCAGGCTCCTACCGTTTTAAGAACAAATTCATTAAAAACAACAACAAAGGAGCTTATTTCTGACCTTTCAGATGAAGGGGTTGTATCCTTCACTATCAAAAATTATCCTGATGCAGTACAGTTGGAAGAGAAAAAGAATGTTTTCCTTACTACAGCCTTTAAAGAAGGATTGTTTGAAGTTCAGGACGCTTCTTCTCAGAAGATCGGATATTTCCTTGATGTAAAAGAAGGACAAAGAGTTATTGATGCATGTGCGGGTGCCGGAGGCAAAACGCTTCACCTGGCTGCATTAATGAAAAATAAAGGACAAATCATAGCTTTAGATATTTTCGAATGGAAATTAGCTGAATTGAAGCGTCGTGCTAAAAGAGCTGGAACACATAATATTGAGACCCGTATGATCGCAGATAATAAAGTGATCAAACGTCTTCATGAGAAAGCAGACAGATTATTGATCGATGCACCTTGTTCAGGTCTTGGAGTCTTAAAAAGAAATCCGGACAGCAAGTGGAAAATCGATCAGGACTTTATTGACAGAATAAAAAAAGAGCAGCAACAAATCCTTCAGGATTA
This is a stretch of genomic DNA from Chryseobacterium tructae. It encodes these proteins:
- the pheS gene encoding phenylalanine--tRNA ligase subunit alpha — protein: MIEKIEELLIEVNGFNTTSKEEIENFRIKYNGKKGVLNDFFEKFKEVPNDQKKEFGQKINTLKQAVAVKLEDLKSASTSSIALEKEDLTRPAFPLDLGSRHPINLVKNRIIEIFKSIGFAVADGPEIEDDWHNFTALNLPEYHPARDMQDTFFIEQNPDILLRTHTSSVQTRYMEENQPPIRILSPGRVFRNEAISSRSHCIFHQIEGLYIDENVSFADLKQTIQFFTTELFGKSKIRMRPSYFPFTEPSAEIDVYWGLNSETDYRITKGTGWLEIMGCGMVDPAVLKNVNIDSEKYSGYAFGMGIERITMLLYQMSDIRMFFENDIRTLEQFKTL
- a CDS encoding ferredoxin — protein: MSDINIKITDREGVIHDVIAPTDMSMNLMEIIRSYELAEEGTIGVCGGMAMCASCQVYVINDPGLEPMGDEEDAMLAEAFHVKDNSRLGCQLHIADAMEGLEVEIAPYP
- a CDS encoding zinc ribbon domain-containing protein YjdM, whose translation is MSDTILCPKCSSEFTYPSDNMMVCSQCFYEWNPEEAASEAANEGKILDSNGNELQDGDSVVVVKDLPVKGAPKPVKAGTKVKNIRLRPGSDHNIDCKIDGFGAMALKSEFVKKA
- a CDS encoding DUF3108 domain-containing protein; the protein is MKKLFNFLAVFIFFLGSAQIDNVADGESITLRIHYGFLNAGTANLTTKKTTYKGAPHLYVKGTGQTTGAVKAFFKVEDLYESFIDSATSLPSYYVRNVREGSYRQHFETAFNHDNNTLILTDKKTPANGSKVIKSVKGVQDMLSCFYYLRSKSQDELKVGTVINMNVWIDDEMFPFQLKVIGTEDLKTKFGTINCLKIIPSVKSGRVFKEKEGVTMWVSNDANHIPMLLKAELAVGSLKASIDDYKNVKYPLKFTK
- a CDS encoding YceI family protein; the protein is MRKKLFSLAIPALFVAAVMVSCKKDKPLTSEGNEVTTTKDGNQYTLDTLNSKVEWKGYKVFKSENTSHFGTIKFESGDVTVKDGKLESGKFVADMNSLTSVDLKDSPEDMGKLNGHLKSGDFFEVEKFPTASYEITKVTPAPEGDYNTLLDGNLTIKGITKPVQFKANVSVKDGDVSIATEPKDIKREEFGVKFQAPAENGVIKDEVTLQINVKALEKK
- a CDS encoding RsmB/NOP family class I SAM-dependent RNA methyltransferase; translated protein: MELIHRNLAIGIHDALQETFFEKNKYADKVIERLLKANKKWGSQDRAVVSEIFYNIIRWKKRLEYYMGEGVKPNNIYKLIIAYLLWSKTNYKKFEEFDGIKIADILTKLKKNTVPTKAIEHSIPDWLAETLEKELGANWEREMIALNEQAPTVLRTNSLKTTTKELISDLSDEGVVSFTIKNYPDAVQLEEKKNVFLTTAFKEGLFEVQDASSQKIGYFLDVKEGQRVIDACAGAGGKTLHLAALMKNKGQIIALDIFEWKLAELKRRAKRAGTHNIETRMIADNKVIKRLHEKADRLLIDAPCSGLGVLKRNPDSKWKIDQDFIDRIKKEQQQILQDYSKMLKKGGKMVYATCSILPSENNLQVEEFLKNNPEFKMIKDEKVMPSTGYDGFYMALIERVS